A stretch of the Neodiprion lecontei isolate iyNeoLeco1 chromosome 4, iyNeoLeco1.1, whole genome shotgun sequence genome encodes the following:
- the LOC107216612 gene encoding uncharacterized protein LOC107216612 isoform X2 has product MKRLWRCLRIWGTRKQKKKNMWECMRSEIIMNVLICECDLTVLESEICSVNSPPSNTNSLKSLIPKPDNSEADFEAEDTRVCFSDISSSTVSNSTSSQQTLVDCKNVHVKPKALTSSELLTERNEYLRRTVMAPLAWAMSRALQYRPSDPNHYIACQLLRWRYGNVSKLEMKAVEDFVIARTIEMDKKLMEQKRKEEEELMAKHNFEALQNIPCHPCWQNQQIYRVKERCWKCIKKWVPNYERCELPEICSSCEVDLSEILNSDTATSSTGDNPETESAVQTQKVAILDNRNISSDGQYRYTENLDLSSYNRVDELYGEYFKSDSYEENMHIISTKSEA; this is encoded by the exons ATGAAGAGACTATGGAGATGCTTAAGGATTTGGGGTACACGGaaacagaagaagaagaacatgTGGGAATGCATGAGGTCTGAAATCATTATGAAT GTACTCATTTGCGAATGCGATTTGACTGTCCTTGAGTCAGAAATTTGTTCAGTAAATTCGCCACCCTCTAATACTAACAGCTTGAAGAGTTTAATTCCAAAGCCTGATAATAGCGAAGCCGATTTTGAAGCCGAAGATACTCGCGTATGTTTTTCTGATATAAGTAGTTCAACTGTGTCAAATTCAACGTCGAGTCAACAGACTCTAGTAGATTGCAAAAATGTGCACGTAAAACCAAAAGCGCTAACAAGCTCAGAACTTCTCACCGAACGAAATGAGTACTTAAG gCGAACAGTAATGGCACCATTAGCTTGGGCCATGAGCAGAGCGTTACAGTACAGACCATCTGATCCAAATCATTACATAGCATGTCAACTGCTGCGTTGGAGATATGGGAACGTTTCCAAACTGGAAATGAAGGCTGTAGAGGACTTTGTAATTGCTAGAACAATCGAAATGGacaaaaaattaatg GAACAAAAacggaaagaagaagaagagttGATGGccaaacataattttgaagcTTTACAAAATATTCCTTGCCATCCGTGCTGGCAAAATCAACAAATTTATCGTGTTAAAGAGCGGTGTTGGaaatgcattaaaaaatggGTACCTAACTACGAGCGATGCGAGTTGCCTGAGATTTGTAGTTCGTGTGAGGTCGACTtatctgagattttgaactctGACACGGCAACAAGTAGTACTGGAGATAATCCAGAAACAGAAAGTGCTGTACAGACTCAGAAAGTAGCCATTCTAGATAATAGAAATATCTCATCAGACGGTCAGTACCGTTATACGGAAAACTTGGACTTGTCAAGTTATAACAG AGTTGACGAATTGTACGGAGAATATTTCAAATCGGATTCTTACGAGGAAAATATGCATATAATTTCAACCAAGTCTGAAGCATAG
- the LOC107216644 gene encoding ubiquitin-like modifier-activating enzyme ATG7, whose amino-acid sequence METNNYPTMNGLVKFTKLRSAMDPGFWAKLSELKLDSLKLNDQIKIPLWASYNLDRQSDRQGRTLKLDCTSFNENVEMTSHRSVVTCSGFLINTNTYESFREIKPEEFISEASVSLLQSIKDGSAVREPCRLAFFILLSFADLKRYRFHYWTAHPTSFNLPELYHVCNPLSAGSQLSPDQLAQLTRSFLALDSKQKAFFTVLVPGSDNLHVEHLSKGVDLFEKKATADVFVEQCEEEIYFGFYDPCNSPEPGWPLRNLICLLFWHCPKASFNSVIKIVAMRGPDAKDAVIFTMKAKEYENKMETREIIFEGRFVGWERSHNGKMGPNIIDLSNSMDIVKLSERAVNLNLKLMKWRLVPDLNLEKINKTRCLLLGAGTLGCSVARVLLGWGVQKLTLVDGSTVSQSNPVRQSLYTHTDAVERRYKAEAAKDALLRIHPSLDVESAILQIPMPGHVVGPSMMDATRSAAKFLEELVTQHDVIFLLLDSREARWLPTLLAAVHGKLVINAALGFDSYTVQRHGTRDNVRPDSPDFTMHNPAGADLGCYFCNDITQPGNSQMDRTLDQQCTVSRPGLAQVAGGLAVELMVSLTQHPEYAEARALIADDRSEPHSDVEHGGGGLLGGVPHTIRGSLWNYETHLTVTHRFPACTACSTPLINEFRKKGFDVILNACNEPNYLEHLTGLNDLLKRPDLDELCFAIDSSSEDENEEPGHPNHK is encoded by the exons ATGGAAACAAACAATTATCCCACGATGAACGGACTGGTGAAATTCACCAAGCTAAGGTCAGCGATGGACCCAGGATTCTGGGCCAAGCTCTCAGAGTTGAAACTGGACAGCCTCAAACTGAACGACCAGATTAAGATTCCTTTGTGGGCCAGTTATAACCTGGACCGGCAGAGCGACAGGCAGGGTCGCACCTTGAAATTGGATTGTACTTCGTTCAATGA GAACGTCGAGATGACATCTCATAGATCAGTCGTTACCTGCTCTGGTTTTCTGATAAATACTAACACTTACGAATCTTTTCGTGAGATAAAACCTGAGGAATTCATCAGCGAAGCAAGTGTGTCCTTGCTACAGTCGATCAAGGATGGAAGCGCAGTACGAGAGCCGTGTCGTCTTGCTTTCTTCATCCTATTGTCATTCGCAGATCTAAAACGCTACAGATTTCATTACTGGACTGCCCATCCGACATCCTTCAACTTGCCCGAGCTTTATCATGTGTGTAATCCATTGTCTGCGGGGTCTCAGCTGTCACCCGATCAATTGGCGCAGTTGACACGCAGCTTTTTGGCATTAGACAGTAAGCAAAAAGCATTCTTTACCGTACTTGTACCTGGATCGGATAATTTGCATGTCGAGCATCTTAGCAAAGGAGTCGATTTGTTCGAGAAGAAAGCTACTGCAGATGTATTTGTGGAGCAG tgcGAAGAAGAGATTTACTTTGGCTTCTACGATCCTTGCAACAGTCCCGAACCTGGTTGGCCTTTGCGAAATTTGATCTGCTTATTATTTTGGCATTGCCCAAAGGCATCTTTCAACAGCGTTATCAAAATCGTTGCCATGCGAGGACCTGATGCCAAAGATGCTGTAATTTTTACCATGAAAGCTAAGgaatatgaaaacaaaatggaAACTCGAGAGATTATTTTTGAAGGGCGATTCGTTGGATGGGAAAGAAGTCACAATGGTAAAATGGGTCCCAACATAATTGATTTATCAAACTCCATGGACATTGTCAA GCTATCAGAAAGAGCGGTGAACCTTAATTTGAAGCTGATGAAATGGCGGTTAGTACCTGACTTGAACTTGGAGAAGATCAACAAAACGCGCTGCCTACTATTGGGTGCTGGGACTTTGGGATGTTCTGTAGCCAGGGTACTCCTTGGGTGGGGTGTTCAGAAATTGACTTTGGTCGATGGCTCCACTGTTTCACAGAGCAATCCCGTTCGTCAGAGTCTGTATACTCACACGGATGCCGTAGAACGGCGTTACAAGGCAGAAGCAGCCAAGGATGCCTTGCTTCGAATTCATCCTAGTTTG gATGTAGAGAGTGCAATACTCCAGATTCCGATGCCAGGCCATGTAGTAGGGCCAAGTATGATGGATGCAACTAGGTCAGCAGCGAAGTTTCTTGAGGAGCTTGTGACACAACATGATGTCATTTTTCTCCTGCTGGACTCCCGTGAAGCTAGATGGTTACCTACACTTCTGGCTGCGGTTCATGGAAAATTGGTGATCAATGCTGCCTTGGGATTTGACTCTTATACAGTGCAACGACATGGTACACGTGATAACGTGAGACCGGATTCTCCAGATTTCACAATGCACAATCCTGCGGGCGCGGACTTGGGCTGTTACTTTTGTAATGATATTACGCAACCTGGAAAC tccCAAATGGACAGAACTCTGGATCAGCAGTGTACTGTGAGCCGTCCTGGTCTGGCACAAGTTGCAGGGGGCCTTGCAGTCGAACTTATGGTCTCGCTGACTCAGCATCCAGAATA TGCTGAAGCAAGAGCGTTAATTGCTGACGATAGATCTGAGCCACACTCAGATGTCGAACATGGAGGAGGTGGTCTGCTAGGAGGTGTTCCACATACTATTCGAGGATCTCTTTGGAATTATGAAACACATTTAACCGTGACACACAGGTTTCCAGCCTGCACTGCTTGTTCTACGCCTCTGATTAACGAATTTCGCAAAAAAGGATTTGACGTTATCCTAAATGCTTGCAATGAGCCCAACTACTTGGAACATTTGACTGGTCTTAATGATCTTCTGAAGCGACCTGATCTGGACGAA cTGTGCTTCGCCATTGATTCTTCAAGTGAGGACGAGAATGAAGAACCAGGACATCCAAATCATAAGTGA
- the LOC107216612 gene encoding uncharacterized protein LOC107216612 isoform X1, translating into MKFGLKHLKPEDLNYFIQFGVSIQTLRSHKLWNELTDESLATSLRTMGFDDNASRKIILNGMLVQSEICLMQLMLAGVDVPGILNWQGEKIDVGARMIKFLRNLGIPEDVLQLIVQKGIDEETMEMLKDLGYTETEEEEHVGMHEVLICECDLTVLESEICSVNSPPSNTNSLKSLIPKPDNSEADFEAEDTRVCFSDISSSTVSNSTSSQQTLVDCKNVHVKPKALTSSELLTERNEYLRRTVMAPLAWAMSRALQYRPSDPNHYIACQLLRWRYGNVSKLEMKAVEDFVIARTIEMDKKLMEQKRKEEEELMAKHNFEALQNIPCHPCWQNQQIYRVKERCWKCIKKWVPNYERCELPEICSSCEVDLSEILNSDTATSSTGDNPETESAVQTQKVAILDNRNISSDGQYRYTENLDLSSYNRVDELYGEYFKSDSYEENMHIISTKSEA; encoded by the exons ATGAAATTTGGTTTAAAACATCTTAAACCGGAGGATCTGAATTACTTTATCCAGTTTGGAGTGTCCATTCAAACTTTACGATCGCATAAACTCTGGAATGAGTTGACTGACGAATCTTTAGCTACGTCTCTGAGAACTATGGGCTTTGATGATAATGCTAGcaggaaaataatattgaacgGCATGCTGGTACAAAGCGAAATTTGTTTAATGCAATTAATGCTCGCGGGCGTTGATGTTCCTGGAATTCTTAATTGGCAAGGGGAAAAGATCGATGTAGGAGctcgaatgataaaatttttaagaaatttagGAATTCCAGAAGATGTACTGCAACTAATTGTTCAGAAAGGTATCGATGAAGAGACTATGGAGATGCTTAAGGATTTGGGGTACACGGaaacagaagaagaagaacatgTGGGAATGCATGAG GTACTCATTTGCGAATGCGATTTGACTGTCCTTGAGTCAGAAATTTGTTCAGTAAATTCGCCACCCTCTAATACTAACAGCTTGAAGAGTTTAATTCCAAAGCCTGATAATAGCGAAGCCGATTTTGAAGCCGAAGATACTCGCGTATGTTTTTCTGATATAAGTAGTTCAACTGTGTCAAATTCAACGTCGAGTCAACAGACTCTAGTAGATTGCAAAAATGTGCACGTAAAACCAAAAGCGCTAACAAGCTCAGAACTTCTCACCGAACGAAATGAGTACTTAAG gCGAACAGTAATGGCACCATTAGCTTGGGCCATGAGCAGAGCGTTACAGTACAGACCATCTGATCCAAATCATTACATAGCATGTCAACTGCTGCGTTGGAGATATGGGAACGTTTCCAAACTGGAAATGAAGGCTGTAGAGGACTTTGTAATTGCTAGAACAATCGAAATGGacaaaaaattaatg GAACAAAAacggaaagaagaagaagagttGATGGccaaacataattttgaagcTTTACAAAATATTCCTTGCCATCCGTGCTGGCAAAATCAACAAATTTATCGTGTTAAAGAGCGGTGTTGGaaatgcattaaaaaatggGTACCTAACTACGAGCGATGCGAGTTGCCTGAGATTTGTAGTTCGTGTGAGGTCGACTtatctgagattttgaactctGACACGGCAACAAGTAGTACTGGAGATAATCCAGAAACAGAAAGTGCTGTACAGACTCAGAAAGTAGCCATTCTAGATAATAGAAATATCTCATCAGACGGTCAGTACCGTTATACGGAAAACTTGGACTTGTCAAGTTATAACAG AGTTGACGAATTGTACGGAGAATATTTCAAATCGGATTCTTACGAGGAAAATATGCATATAATTTCAACCAAGTCTGAAGCATAG
- the LOC107216630 gene encoding protein RCC2 homolog isoform X2, with protein sequence MCGLTNWDMSGRKAPPKGVKATVGRSLWTPHTFKNLEGTRVRLVASGPAASHNVVVTEDNRCLVFGRNDKGQLGVGDTKRRDEPTEVETLKDHTVIAAACGRNHTLFLTSRGIVFAAGDNKLGQCGVGKSETCIAAAMKIKYTGPPIVKIGCGVDFSMILDIKGGLHSFGSPEYGALGHNTDGKYFITSTKMAFHFEKVPKRIVLYVERAKDGHVTPLDRVEITDFSCGYHHTVAIDNKNRAFSWGFGGVGRLGHAEQRDELVPRLIKFFDPPSRGIKSIHCGSTYSIAINVHGSALMFGQTKRTGEANMYPKPIQDLSGWEIRCVGCSQTSVVVAADESVIAWGASPTFGELGFGEMRKSSTTPMEVKALEGLYITAVTCGLSHTLFICRDESDEEKAKLAKLQEYSV encoded by the exons ATGTGCGGCTTGACAAATTGGGATATGAGCGGACGCAAGGCGCCTCCGAAGGGGGTCAAAGCCACCGTAGGACGCAGCTTGTGGACTCCGCACACATTCAAAAACTTGGAAGGCACTCGAGTCAGACTTGTTGCCTCAGGGCCTGCTGCATCACACAATGTAGTCGTCACCGAAGATAACAGGTGTTTGGTATTTGGCAGAAATGATAAAG GGCAACTTGGTGTCGGCGACACTAAACGTCGAGATGAACCGACTGAAGTGGAAACCCTAAAAGATCACACAGTAATAGCTGCGGCATGTGGAAGGAACCATACACTGTTTTTAACCAGCCGTGGTATTGTTTTTGCAGCTGGAGATAATAAACTTGGTCAGTGTGGTGTTGGTAAATCAGAAACATGCATCGCTGcagcaatgaaaataaagtataCCGGTCCTCCCATAGTTAAAATAGGATGTGGTGTTGATTTTTCCATGATCTTAGACATTAAGGGAGGGCTGCATTCTTTTGGCAGTCCAGAATATGGCGCTCTAGGCCATAATACGGATGGTAAATACTTTATAACTTCCACAAAAATGGCATTTCACTTCGAAAAGGTTCCTAAACGGATCGTTTTGTATGTCGAGAGAGCAAAAGACGGACATGTCACCCCTCTGGATCGTGTAGAGATTACAGACTTTAGCTGTGGATATCACCACACAGTTGCAATCGATAATAAGAATCGTGCATTTTCTTGGGGCTTTGGAGGCGTCGGTCGCTTAGGTCATGCCGAACAGCGAGATGAGCTGGTACCACGATTAATAAAGTTTTTTGACCCCCCAAGTCGCGGTATCAAATCTATTCACTGTGGGAGCACTTACAGCATTGCAATCAACGTACACGGATCGGCTTTGATGTTCGGACAAACTAAACGGACAGGTGAAGCAAATATGTATCCCAAACCGATTCAAGATCTATCTGGATGGGAAATTAGGTGCGTTGGATGTTCCCAAACCAGTGTTGTTGTCGCTGCTGATGAATCAGTGATCGCATGGGGTGCTAGTCCAACCTTCGGTGAATTG gGCTTTGGTGAAATGCGTAAATCATCAACAACACCGATGGAAGTTAAGGCATTGGAGGGTCTTTATATAACCGCGGTAACATGCGGCTTATCTCACACACTTTTCATTTGTCGAGATGAATCAGACGAAGAAAAAGCGAAGCTTGCAAAACTTCAAGAATATTCGGTTTAA
- the LOC107216630 gene encoding protein RCC2 homolog isoform X1 codes for MSTKRKNTSSLEKSRGKAKKVEYDDEDISSEHESDVEDADAGSNVDGDDAVEDADDLAVVATMPELPPPEGGWGKPGTLAMCGLTNWDMSGRKAPPKGVKATVGRSLWTPHTFKNLEGTRVRLVASGPAASHNVVVTEDNRCLVFGRNDKGQLGVGDTKRRDEPTEVETLKDHTVIAAACGRNHTLFLTSRGIVFAAGDNKLGQCGVGKSETCIAAAMKIKYTGPPIVKIGCGVDFSMILDIKGGLHSFGSPEYGALGHNTDGKYFITSTKMAFHFEKVPKRIVLYVERAKDGHVTPLDRVEITDFSCGYHHTVAIDNKNRAFSWGFGGVGRLGHAEQRDELVPRLIKFFDPPSRGIKSIHCGSTYSIAINVHGSALMFGQTKRTGEANMYPKPIQDLSGWEIRCVGCSQTSVVVAADESVIAWGASPTFGELGFGEMRKSSTTPMEVKALEGLYITAVTCGLSHTLFICRDESDEEKAKLAKLQEYSV; via the exons ATGTCTACAAAGCGTAAAAATACATCGAGTCTTGAAAAAAGTCGTGGCAAGGCCAAGAAAGTCGAGTACGACGACGAGGATATTTCAAGCGAGCATGAATCCGACGTCGAGGACGCCGACGCCGGTTCAAATGTCGACGGGGACGACGCCGTGGAAGACGCCGATGATTTGGCAGTTGTTGCTACAATGCCGGAGCTCCCTCCTCCGGAA GGAGGGTGGGGTAAGCCAGGAACGCTGGCTATGTGCGGCTTGACAAATTGGGATATGAGCGGACGCAAGGCGCCTCCGAAGGGGGTCAAAGCCACCGTAGGACGCAGCTTGTGGACTCCGCACACATTCAAAAACTTGGAAGGCACTCGAGTCAGACTTGTTGCCTCAGGGCCTGCTGCATCACACAATGTAGTCGTCACCGAAGATAACAGGTGTTTGGTATTTGGCAGAAATGATAAAG GGCAACTTGGTGTCGGCGACACTAAACGTCGAGATGAACCGACTGAAGTGGAAACCCTAAAAGATCACACAGTAATAGCTGCGGCATGTGGAAGGAACCATACACTGTTTTTAACCAGCCGTGGTATTGTTTTTGCAGCTGGAGATAATAAACTTGGTCAGTGTGGTGTTGGTAAATCAGAAACATGCATCGCTGcagcaatgaaaataaagtataCCGGTCCTCCCATAGTTAAAATAGGATGTGGTGTTGATTTTTCCATGATCTTAGACATTAAGGGAGGGCTGCATTCTTTTGGCAGTCCAGAATATGGCGCTCTAGGCCATAATACGGATGGTAAATACTTTATAACTTCCACAAAAATGGCATTTCACTTCGAAAAGGTTCCTAAACGGATCGTTTTGTATGTCGAGAGAGCAAAAGACGGACATGTCACCCCTCTGGATCGTGTAGAGATTACAGACTTTAGCTGTGGATATCACCACACAGTTGCAATCGATAATAAGAATCGTGCATTTTCTTGGGGCTTTGGAGGCGTCGGTCGCTTAGGTCATGCCGAACAGCGAGATGAGCTGGTACCACGATTAATAAAGTTTTTTGACCCCCCAAGTCGCGGTATCAAATCTATTCACTGTGGGAGCACTTACAGCATTGCAATCAACGTACACGGATCGGCTTTGATGTTCGGACAAACTAAACGGACAGGTGAAGCAAATATGTATCCCAAACCGATTCAAGATCTATCTGGATGGGAAATTAGGTGCGTTGGATGTTCCCAAACCAGTGTTGTTGTCGCTGCTGATGAATCAGTGATCGCATGGGGTGCTAGTCCAACCTTCGGTGAATTG gGCTTTGGTGAAATGCGTAAATCATCAACAACACCGATGGAAGTTAAGGCATTGGAGGGTCTTTATATAACCGCGGTAACATGCGGCTTATCTCACACACTTTTCATTTGTCGAGATGAATCAGACGAAGAAAAAGCGAAGCTTGCAAAACTTCAAGAATATTCGGTTTAA
- the LOC107216760 gene encoding pyridoxal phosphate phosphatase PHOSPHO2: MNQTQLHINKAVIYFKRVISTMSRPLLVAFDFDHTIVNDNTDIVVRKLLPEQKLPESVRGMYRSDGWTAYMQRIFELLHANCINQTQINAAIDNIPAVNGMEDLLERLHKSNCDIIIISDSNSIFIERWLKNKKLSHTISRVFTNPAKYDDNGLLKIEMYHLQDWCELSTKNLCKGHILQNYIKESLENGTSFERVAYVGDGRNDFCPILRLSEKDFAFPRSNYPLIKILNEAKTNGTHQVTAHICPWNDGTHILEKLLVSLE, encoded by the exons ATGAATCAAACTCAATTACACATAAATAAGGCGGTTATTTACTTCAAAAGGGTTATTTCAACG ATGTCTCGACCACTTCTAGTCGCGTTTGACTTTGACCATACAATTGTGAATGACAATACGGATATTGTAGTCCGGAAGCTACTGCCCGAACAAAAATTACCAGAATCAGTGAGAGGCATGTATCGATCGGACGGATGGACCGCCTACATGCAGAGAATCTTCGAACTTCTCCATGCAAATTGCATTAACCAGACACAAATAAATGCCGCTATAGACAATATACCTGCAGTAAACGGGATGGAGGATCTGTTGGAAAGATTGCACAAGAGCAATTgcgatattataataataagtgACTCGAACTCAATTTTCATAGAGCGCTggttgaagaataaaaaattgagtcATACTATATCTCGGGTATTTACTAATCCCGCTAAATACGACGACAACggattgttgaaaattgaaatgtatCATCTGCAAGATTGGTGCGAATTGAGCACAAAAAATCTCTGTAAGGGgcatattttacaaaattacatAAAAGAGTCATTGGAAAATGGAACCTCATTCGAGAGAGTTGCTTACGTCGGCGATGGACGGAATGATTTTTGCCCCATTCTGAGATTGTCGGAAAAAGATTTTGCCTTTCCAAGGTCGAATTATCCtcttattaaaattttaaatgaagCAAAAACTAACGGCACGCATCAAGTTACAGCGCACATATGCCCGTGGAACGATGGTACGCACATTTTGGAAAAACTTCTCGTCTCTCTTGAGTAA
- the LOC107216654 gene encoding uncharacterized protein LOC107216654 isoform X2 yields the protein MSAVESALDVLSRAATMVQEERPKASNLHRKPSSAWRKERRRDPIQSEALDMSAARVHHHARPSVIVPTTPQPGTTVEDTAVAACTATASAATGTQRTGVRSSGVVCDPAIDEHFKRSLGLEEYAAVFDATSSNDKATGLSVDDHFAKALGETWTRLQATNRSKDST from the exons ATGTCCGCTGTCGAGAGTGCTCTCGACGTCTTATCCAGGGCAGCCACAATGGTACAGG AGGAGAGGCCAAAAGCGTCGAATCTTCACAGAAAGCCCAGCAGTGCCTGGCGTAAAGAACGCAGGCGAGATCCGATCCAAAGCGAAGCTCTTGACATGTCAGCTGCCAGGGTACATCACCATGCGAGGCCGAGTGTAATCGTGCCAACGACACCGCAACCAG GAACGACCGTCGAGGACACGGCGGTAGCGGCCTGCACGGCCACTGCATCCGCTGCAACGGGGACCCAGCGAACCGGGGTCAGGAGCAGCGGCGTTGTCTGCGACCCGGCGATCGACGAACACTTTAAACGGTCCCTGGGCCTCGAAGAATACGCGGCCGTGTTCGACGCGACGTCATCAAACGACAAGGCGACCGGTCTCAGCG TTGACGACCACTTTGCCAAAGCCCTCGGTGAGACGTGGACTAGACTGCAGGCCACCAACCGAAGCAAGGACTCGACTTAA
- the LOC107216654 gene encoding cyclin N-terminal domain-containing protein 1 isoform X1, translated as MCATKLPRIMDLDTAYIEPLIKEWLQHVHEDNARQEQIFVEGSEFFIPFIAVPVPVMKAIFVITDHLGLGPNTRYLTVHLFDRFMSNQFCELYVAEMVSNPGEVAWPQICKIISSEAKLRLMSCMQLASKMDSHTKGLSISQVVRGLRWLDDKSEYTTNSIYCSEFRVYKALDFKIPLFTPLHCVEILLAATKLGQMPKIYDACVNLLDLAYLEHERLYSCLVFLMKQRFSEFQIDPGYIMALESNVLYLAAAVVLCATFILAVEHSETERLVQMLSNQVGIRVTNIWEMANLLFTIALQEDTPEQ; from the exons ATGTGCGCCACGAAATTACCGAGGATAATGGATCTGGACACGGCGTACATCG AACCCTTGATCAAGGAATGGCTGCAACACGTGCACGAGGACAATGCAAGGCAGGAGCAAATTTTTGTGGAAGGAAGCGAATTTTTCATCCCGTTCATAG CGGTTCCTGTACCGGTGATGAAAGCAATATTTGTAATAACCGACCACCTTGGTCTGGGACCTAACACCAGATACTTGACGGTTCATCTCTTCGATAGATTCATGTCAAACCAGTTTTGCGAGTTGTACGTCGCCGAAATGGTATCAAATCCGGGTGAAGTCGCTTGGCCACAGATatgcaaaattatttccagcGAAGCAAAATTGAGGCTTATGTCTTGCATGCAACTGGCAAGCAAGATGGATTCGCATACCAAAGGTCTAAGCATTTCACAG GTAGTGCGTGGGCTGCGATGGTTAGACGACAAGTCTGAGTACACTACAAATAGCATATATTGTTCAGAATTCCGTGTATACAAAGCTCTAGACTTTAAAATACCATTATTCACACCGCTACACTGTGTTGAAATACTTCTTGCTGCGACGAAGCTCGGACAGATGCCTAAAATATATGATGCATGTGTTAATTTGCTGGATTTAGCATATTTGGAG CATGAAAGGCTATATTCATGCCTTGTATTTTTGATGAAGCAAAGGTTTTCAGAGTTCCAAATTGACCCAGGGTACATCATGGCCCTTGAAAGCAATGTTCTTTATTTAGCAGCTGCGGTGGTTCTTTGTGCCACGTTTATTCTCGCTGTAGAACACTCTGAGACTGAACGTTTGGTTCAGATGCTCTCCAATCAAGTTGGGATAAGAGTCACTAATATTTGGGAAATGGCCAACTTACTCTTCACTATAGCGTTGCAGGAAGATACTCCAGAACaataa
- the LOC107216771 gene encoding ras-related protein Rab-18-B — protein sequence MDQEVLTTLKLLMIGETNVGKSSILLRFTEDEFNENMQSTVGMDYKTKQITIDGNTVKLAIWDTAGQERFRTLTPSYYRDGQGAILMFDVTDRHTFTKLETWLNELNTYCNKIDIVKMVVGNKNDLPNREVSMEEGLEFARRHQTLYIESSAKTADGVRCCFEELVEKIIQTPGLWEANSTRMYGGDSLGGTRHRLGKRGVQLTDDYEPQNPYSNCYCSLV from the exons ATGGACCAAGAAGTTTTGACAACGCTCAAATTACTAATGATAGGTGAAACTAACGTAGGAAAGTCTAG TATATTACTCCGATTCACTGAAGATGAGTTCAATGAAAACATGCAGAGCACAGTCGGTATGGATTATAAAACTAAACAGATCACCATCGACGGTAATACGGTTAAACTCGCGATTTGG GATACGGCCGGCCAGGAACGTTTTCGTACATTAACGCCAAGTTACTACAGAGACGGGCAAGGTGCAATTCTAATGTTCGATGTAACGGACAGACATACATTTACGAAGCTTGAAACTTGGCTAAACGAACTCAACACTTACTGCAACAAAATAGATATTGTGAAAATGGTTGTGGGGAACAAAAATGACTTGCCCAACAGGGAAGTCAGCATGGAGGAGGGCTTGGAATTTGCTCGGCGACACCAAACTTTGTACATTGAAAGTAGTGCAAAAACTGCTGACGGAGTAAGGTGCTGTTTTGAAGAACTCGTTGAAAAG ATAATACAAACTCCTGGACTATGGGAAGCTAATTCAACAAGAATGTACGGTGGTGATAGTTTAGGTGGAACGAGGCATCGCCTGGGTAAAAGAGGAGTTCAATTGACAGACGATTACGAACCACAAAATCCTTACTCAAATTGCTATTGCAGTTTAGTTTAG